One genomic segment of Helianthus annuus cultivar XRQ/B chromosome 14, HanXRQr2.0-SUNRISE, whole genome shotgun sequence includes these proteins:
- the LOC110907537 gene encoding nucleoplasmin-like protein ANO39, translating to MKHKDVVLGHCYPRHEYGTYHSYTENQHKLEYEEGAKEFEENDNEVEEGANDFEENDNEVEECAKDFEENDNEIEEGVMHFEEGVHDDEGANEEGVDDEERANAEGANEEDDNDEKKTKKEKLRKVTSTITKGEGSSARTVKIWLQCDRGGEPKSKATVRRSSSKKVGCPFSPIGKLDSSSGNWSLVEKKNIHNHEPTQFLEGHAFSRRLTPDKESLVERLYLQNMEPTNIHLTVRKQNRHNVCILQDVQNTIKKIKLKMYGDRTPMQILENMLQEERLIT from the exons ATGAAGCATAAAGATGTTGTTTTGGGACATTG TTATCCGCGACACGAATACGGGACTTACCATTCGTATACGGAAAACCAACACAAGTTAGAGTATGAGGAAGGTGCTAAGGAGTTTGAGGAAAATGATAACGAAGTCGAAGAAGGTGCTAACGACTTTGAGGAAAATGATAACGAAGTCGAGGAATGTGCTAAGGACTTTGAGGAAAATGATAACGAAATCGAGGAAGGTGTAATGCACTTTGAGGAGGGTGTTCATGACGACGAAGGTGCTAACGAGGAAGGTGTTGACGACGAGGAACGTGCTAACGCGGAAGGTGCTAACGAGGAAGATGATAATGacgagaaaaaaacaaaaaaag AGAAGTTGCGAAAGGTTACGTCAACGATAACAAAAGGCGAAGGTTCATCAGCAAGGACAGTGAAGATATGGTTGCAATGCGATCGTGGCGGCGAACCCAAAAGTAAAGCAACAGTACGGCGTTCCAGTAGCAAAAAGGTTGGCTGTCCTTTTAGTCCGATAGGGAAACTAGACTCAAGTAGTGGTAATTGGAGCCTTGTGGAGAAGAAAAACATTCATAACCATGAGCCTACTCAATTTCTCGAGGGCCACGCGTTCAGTAGAAGGCTGACCCCGGACAAAGAATCACTGGTGGAGAGACTTTATCTGCAAAACATGGAGCCTACAAATATACATTTAACCGTAAGAAAACAAAACCGACACAACGTGTGCATTCTACAAGACGTACAAAACACGATAAAAAAGATTAAACTCAAAATGTACGGTGATCGAACTCCAATGCAGATATTGGAGAACATGTTGCAAGAAGAAAG GTTAATCACTTAA